A window from Campylobacter concisus encodes these proteins:
- a CDS encoding pyridoxal phosphate-dependent aminotransferase, translating to MQLANRMQTLSESITIAISTKAKEMKAAGIDVISLSAGEPDFMTPKKIRETVKNALDNDSKSGKYTPVPGLPEVIDAIRAKLKRDNGLDYKANQIVTNIGAKHSLFNVFQALINPGDEVIIPSPYWVSYPEIVKFCGGVPIFIEADESTNFKITAEQLKKAITPKTKVFSLNHPTNPTGAVYTKEEIAAFGEVLKGTDIIVTSDEIYEKVIYGKKFHAVASVSEDLFKRTVTINGLSKCGAMPGWRFGYIASSMDWLIAGIKKLQSQSTSNISSIVQIGAIPSLLGETDEDIENMRKEYERRRNVAVEMINAIPGLSVVKPDGAFYLFVKCKEVDGDSLRFCKKMLEEANVATVPGVGFGMEGYFRISFATDIESIKKAIERIANFVKSYKI from the coding sequence ATGCAACTAGCAAACAGAATGCAAACATTAAGCGAATCAATCACAATCGCGATCAGCACAAAAGCCAAAGAGATGAAGGCTGCTGGTATCGATGTGATCTCGCTTTCAGCTGGTGAGCCTGACTTTATGACTCCAAAAAAGATAAGAGAAACTGTAAAAAACGCACTTGATAACGATAGCAAAAGCGGCAAATACACGCCAGTGCCAGGCCTACCTGAGGTGATTGATGCCATTAGAGCAAAGCTAAAAAGAGATAACGGGCTTGACTATAAAGCAAATCAAATCGTCACAAACATCGGCGCAAAACACTCACTTTTTAATGTATTTCAAGCGCTTATCAACCCAGGTGACGAGGTCATAATCCCTTCTCCATACTGGGTGAGCTACCCTGAGATCGTTAAATTTTGTGGCGGTGTGCCTATATTTATCGAGGCGGACGAGAGCACAAATTTTAAAATCACAGCCGAGCAGCTAAAAAAAGCGATCACACCAAAAACCAAAGTCTTTTCGCTAAATCATCCGACAAACCCAACTGGAGCTGTATATACAAAAGAGGAGATCGCGGCATTTGGCGAAGTTTTAAAGGGCACTGACATCATCGTTACAAGTGACGAAATTTATGAAAAAGTGATCTACGGCAAGAAATTTCACGCAGTTGCCTCAGTAAGCGAGGATCTTTTTAAAAGAACGGTTACGATAAATGGACTAAGCAAGTGTGGCGCGATGCCTGGCTGGAGATTTGGCTATATAGCAAGCTCGATGGACTGGCTAATTGCCGGTATCAAAAAGCTTCAAAGCCAAAGCACTAGCAACATCAGCTCGATCGTGCAAATCGGCGCTATCCCGTCACTTCTTGGCGAAACTGATGAAGATATCGAAAATATGAGAAAAGAGTATGAAAGAAGACGCAACGTGGCAGTTGAAATGATAAATGCTATCCCTGGACTAAGTGTCGTAAAGCCTGATGGCGCGTTTTATCTATTTGTAAAATGCAAAGAGGTAGATGGCGACTCACTTAGATTTTGTAAAAAGATGCTTGAAGAGGCGAATGTAGCGACTGTGCCAGGTGTGGGCTTTGGTATGGAGGGATACTTTAGAATTTCTTTTGCAACTGACATCGAGAGCATAAAAAAAGCGATCGAGAGGATCGCGAATTTTGTAAAAAGCTACAAAATTTAA
- a CDS encoding thiamine phosphate synthase has product MSMFKILCVADFESYEGDDFLKRIQLLCKTGVDEILLRAKGLNETDFYDLARVVAQICENYRKKFIINQFFDVACKLKSDFWLTSAQLDFFKNHSIFLDEFRKKAKIYAPAHDLEQAKISASIADVLVASHIFATSCKPNLEPRGLNFISELKSFDKEIYALGGLDSGNYKETIKAGANGICFMSLAMNGDMELIKKIAESKNG; this is encoded by the coding sequence ATGTCTATGTTTAAAATTCTCTGCGTGGCTGATTTTGAAAGCTACGAGGGTGATGACTTTTTAAAGAGAATTCAGCTGCTTTGCAAGACTGGTGTGGATGAAATTTTGCTTCGTGCAAAGGGGCTAAACGAGACTGATTTTTACGATCTTGCTAGGGTTGTGGCTCAAATTTGTGAAAACTACCGCAAGAAATTTATCATTAATCAATTTTTTGACGTAGCTTGCAAGCTAAAGAGCGACTTTTGGCTCACTTCAGCACAGCTTGACTTTTTTAAAAATCACAGCATTTTTTTAGATGAATTTAGAAAAAAAGCTAAAATTTACGCCCCAGCTCACGACCTAGAGCAGGCTAAAATTTCAGCCTCTATCGCTGATGTGCTGGTTGCTTCTCATATATTTGCCACCTCTTGCAAGCCAAATTTAGAGCCAAGAGGGCTAAATTTTATAAGTGAGTTAAAAAGCTTTGATAAAGAAATTTATGCACTTGGCGGGCTAGACAGCGGGAACTACAAAGAGACCATAAAAGCTGGCGCAAACGGCATTTGCTTTATGAGCCTAGCAATGAACGGCGATATGGAGCTTATAAAAAAGATAGCAGAGAGCAAAAACGGCTAA
- the thiH gene encoding 2-iminoacetate synthase ThiH → MKFTRTDHMQLLPHMQDVGSDIMDEILKERASYKPEIYTEADVKAALNAKHCSLENLKALLSPAAAPFLEPIAQLAQAKTRANFGSNITLFTPLYIANYCDNLCVYCGFNAKNNIKRAKLSDEEITRELKEISKSGLEEILILTGESETNSSVAYIANACALAKKFFKVVGVEIYPLNSEGYALLHKSGADYVTVFQETYNPTKYEKIHLGGNKRIFPYRLNAQERALLGGMRGVGFAALLGIDDFRLDAFATALHASLVQKKYPHAEIAFSCPRLRPIINNDRINPRDVGERELLQVICAYRIFMPTASITISTREKAKFRDNAVKIAANKISAGVKVSIGAHGEEKKGDEQFEISDSRSVDKIKAMIKANGLEPLMSEYVYV, encoded by the coding sequence ATGAAATTTACTAGAACCGACCACATGCAGCTACTACCTCACATGCAGGATGTTGGCAGCGACATTATGGATGAGATTTTAAAAGAGCGAGCAAGCTACAAGCCTGAAATTTACACCGAGGCTGACGTAAAAGCAGCTCTTAATGCAAAGCACTGCTCGCTTGAAAATTTAAAAGCCCTGCTCTCGCCTGCCGCAGCGCCATTTTTAGAGCCAATCGCCCAGCTTGCCCAGGCTAAGACAAGGGCAAATTTTGGCTCAAACATCACGCTTTTTACGCCGCTTTACATAGCAAACTACTGCGATAATCTCTGCGTTTATTGCGGTTTTAACGCTAAAAATAATATAAAAAGGGCAAAGCTAAGCGACGAGGAGATCACAAGAGAGCTAAAAGAAATTTCAAAGAGCGGCTTAGAAGAAATTTTAATTCTAACTGGCGAGAGCGAGACCAACTCAAGTGTCGCTTACATCGCAAATGCCTGCGCTTTGGCAAAGAAATTTTTTAAAGTCGTTGGGGTTGAAATTTACCCGCTAAACTCTGAGGGCTACGCCCTACTTCACAAAAGCGGCGCAGACTACGTGACCGTCTTTCAAGAGACCTACAATCCCACAAAATACGAAAAAATCCACCTTGGTGGCAATAAAAGAATTTTCCCATACCGCTTAAATGCGCAAGAGCGAGCGCTTCTTGGGGGTATGAGAGGGGTTGGCTTTGCCGCACTTCTTGGCATAGATGACTTTAGGCTTGACGCCTTTGCTACGGCACTTCACGCAAGCTTAGTTCAAAAAAAGTATCCGCACGCTGAGATCGCATTTTCATGCCCAAGACTTCGCCCTATCATAAACAACGACCGCATCAACCCGCGTGACGTGGGTGAGCGCGAGCTTTTACAAGTGATCTGTGCTTATAGAATTTTCATGCCAACAGCTAGCATAACGATCTCAACCAGAGAAAAGGCAAAATTTCGTGACAACGCCGTAAAGATCGCCGCAAATAAGATAAGCGCTGGCGTAAAAGTAAGCATCGGCGCTCACGGCGAAGAGAAAAAGGGCGACGAGCAGTTTGAGATAAGTGATAGCAGAAGCGTGGATAAGATCAAGGCTATGATAAAAGCAAACGGACTAGAGCCCTTAATGAGCGAGTATGTCTATGTTTAA
- a CDS encoding ATP-dependent metallopeptidase FtsH/Yme1/Tma family protein, which produces MQKFKFNKKNILIIAAVALISVLLFAVSKEPRNITYSQYMQLMDGNFIDRAVIDDDEVVLYAQNNRFSIIKEGIDLKELIKKVPVEKTKQYITPGMIWGFIIFVCFVLWYAYIFRSIRKKEESLLSKKEGAFEIESVLNQNTMPVISNVRFSDVAGISEVKSELSEIVDFLKNPQKYRNFGIKMPKGVLMIGPPGVGKTLVAKAVAGEANVPFFYQNGASFVQIYVGMGAKRVRELFSRAKSYAPSIIFIDEIDAVGKSRGGTRNDEREATLNQLLTEMDGFEDNSGVIVIAATNRIEMIDEALLRSGRFDRRIFLSMPDFNDRVAILNTYLKDKNCEVAAEDIAKMSVGFSGAALSTLVNEAAINALRNGESVLKMRDFEAVLNKVLLGKKKVLSYSENEKKIQAIYQGAKALSAYWFDVKFEKISLIEDRFMATEQEIESKSQMISRIKVLIAGMCKLEIDENDIFSNSSSDLNLAKEIASKMVYEYGMGSSFVPNPNDVEEILKQAKEEITSFLKGTNEQIAKISSYLLAYESVDKETLAKILNENY; this is translated from the coding sequence ATGCAAAAATTTAAATTTAATAAGAAAAATATCCTAATAATCGCAGCTGTCGCATTAATCAGCGTGCTGTTATTTGCCGTTAGTAAAGAACCACGAAATATCACATATTCGCAATATATGCAGCTAATGGATGGAAATTTTATAGACCGCGCTGTAATCGATGACGATGAAGTCGTGCTTTATGCACAAAACAATCGTTTTTCAATCATAAAAGAGGGCATCGATCTAAAAGAGCTTATCAAAAAAGTGCCTGTTGAAAAGACTAAGCAATACATCACTCCTGGCATGATCTGGGGATTTATCATCTTTGTCTGCTTTGTGCTTTGGTACGCTTATATCTTTAGAAGCATCAGGAAAAAAGAGGAGAGCTTGCTTAGCAAAAAAGAGGGCGCATTTGAGATAGAGAGCGTGCTAAATCAAAACACTATGCCAGTCATCTCAAATGTGAGATTTAGCGATGTAGCTGGTATTAGTGAGGTTAAAAGCGAGCTTAGCGAGATAGTTGATTTTCTAAAAAATCCACAAAAATATAGAAATTTTGGTATCAAAATGCCAAAAGGTGTGCTGATGATAGGCCCTCCAGGCGTTGGTAAGACGCTTGTGGCAAAGGCAGTTGCTGGCGAGGCAAATGTGCCATTTTTTTATCAAAATGGTGCAAGCTTTGTTCAAATTTATGTTGGTATGGGTGCAAAGAGAGTGCGAGAGCTTTTTAGTAGAGCCAAGTCCTATGCGCCCTCAATCATCTTTATCGACGAGATAGACGCCGTTGGTAAGAGTAGGGGCGGGACTAGAAACGACGAGCGAGAAGCCACGCTAAATCAGCTACTAACTGAGATGGATGGCTTTGAAGATAACTCAGGCGTCATCGTCATAGCTGCTACAAATAGGATCGAAATGATCGATGAGGCGCTACTTAGATCAGGGCGTTTTGATAGGAGAATTTTTCTTTCTATGCCTGATTTTAACGACAGGGTGGCGATCTTAAACACATATCTAAAAGATAAAAACTGCGAAGTGGCCGCTGAGGATATCGCCAAAATGAGCGTTGGCTTTTCAGGTGCGGCACTTAGTACGCTTGTAAATGAAGCTGCGATAAATGCCCTAAGAAACGGCGAGAGCGTGCTTAAAATGAGAGACTTTGAGGCTGTTTTAAACAAGGTCTTGCTCGGTAAGAAAAAGGTGCTAAGCTATAGCGAAAACGAGAAGAAAATTCAAGCCATCTATCAAGGAGCAAAGGCACTAAGTGCTTACTGGTTTGATGTGAAATTTGAAAAAATTTCTCTTATAGAAGATAGGTTTATGGCGACAGAGCAAGAGATCGAGTCAAAGTCGCAGATGATATCTCGTATCAAGGTGCTCATCGCTGGTATGTGCAAGCTTGAGATAGATGAAAACGACATCTTTTCAAACTCAAGTAGTGATCTAAATTTAGCCAAAGAGATCGCTTCAAAGATGGTTTATGAATATGGCATGGGAAGCTCTTTTGTGCCAAATCCAAACGATGTAGAAGAAATTTTAAAGCAAGCAAAAGAGGAGATCACATCCTTTTTAAAAGGCACAAATGAGCAAATCGCAAAGATAAGCTCATATCTGCTAGCATATGAGAGCGTAGATAAAGAAACGCTGGCAAAAATTTTAAACGAAAACTATTAA
- the thiS gene encoding sulfur carrier protein ThiS — translation MIKFSVNGKIFELENDISVYEFLAQNGYELKFIALERDGEILPKKLWREHLMSEGKAYEIVTLVGGG, via the coding sequence ATGATCAAATTTAGCGTAAATGGCAAAATTTTCGAGCTTGAAAACGATATAAGCGTTTATGAATTTTTAGCTCAAAATGGCTATGAGCTTAAATTTATAGCCCTTGAGCGAGACGGAGAAATTTTGCCAAAAAAGCTTTGGCGTGAGCACTTAATGAGCGAAGGCAAAGCTTATGAGATCGTCACTTTAGTTGGCGGTGGATGA
- the hisS gene encoding histidine--tRNA ligase encodes MITALRGMKDMLPARAKLYAQIIKTCEEVAKNYGYEQILTPHLEETALFKRSVGESSDIVGKEMYQFEDKGGNDVCLRPEGTAGVVRAFIEAKLDRENVTKRCFYHGSMFRYERPQKGRLREFHQFGCECFGEGSVYEDASIILMVSEIFNRLNIKTTLKINSLGDESSMKSYKEKLVKFLDENDGRICEDCKRRKLLNPIRVLDCKVESCQEIYKNAPVITDSLSCEAQADFTKLQEILTANGVKFEIDTKLVRGLDYYCKTAFEFISNEIGSQSAVAGGGRYDRLVEYLGGRASYGVGFAMGVERIMEILGEAGDERDGVYLCALDAANVDFIYNLGSKLRKKYQVEISYEAKKLQKHLQNADNKNAKIFLCVGENEMKENKIWYKNLETKDEKTIHLDNLEKELG; translated from the coding sequence ATGATAACGGCACTTCGTGGCATGAAAGATATGCTTCCAGCTCGCGCTAAACTTTACGCACAGATAATCAAAACCTGCGAGGAAGTCGCAAAAAACTACGGATATGAGCAAATTTTGACCCCGCACCTCGAGGAGACGGCGCTTTTTAAAAGAAGTGTCGGCGAGAGTAGCGACATCGTGGGCAAAGAGATGTATCAGTTTGAAGACAAAGGTGGCAATGACGTTTGCTTGCGTCCTGAGGGCACTGCTGGCGTGGTTAGAGCATTTATCGAGGCAAAACTTGACAGGGAAAATGTGACAAAACGCTGCTTTTATCACGGTTCGATGTTTCGCTATGAACGCCCGCAAAAAGGCCGTTTAAGAGAGTTTCACCAGTTTGGTTGCGAGTGCTTTGGCGAGGGCAGTGTTTACGAGGATGCGAGCATTATCTTGATGGTGAGCGAAATTTTTAACAGACTAAACATAAAAACAACCCTAAAAATAAACTCGCTTGGTGACGAGAGCTCGATGAAGTCTTACAAAGAAAAACTTGTCAAATTTCTAGATGAAAATGATGGTAGAATTTGCGAGGACTGCAAAAGACGCAAGCTTTTAAACCCTATCCGCGTGCTTGACTGCAAGGTCGAGAGCTGCCAAGAAATTTATAAAAACGCTCCAGTTATCACTGATAGCTTAAGCTGTGAGGCGCAGGCTGATTTTACAAAACTGCAAGAAATTTTAACCGCAAATGGCGTTAAATTTGAGATAGACACTAAGCTCGTTCGTGGGCTGGACTACTACTGCAAGACGGCGTTTGAGTTTATAAGCAATGAGATCGGCTCACAAAGTGCAGTCGCAGGTGGCGGCAGATACGATAGGCTGGTCGAGTATCTTGGCGGTAGAGCAAGTTATGGCGTTGGCTTTGCGATGGGCGTTGAGAGGATAATGGAAATTTTAGGTGAAGCTGGAGATGAGCGAGACGGAGTTTATCTTTGCGCGCTTGATGCGGCAAATGTTGATTTTATCTATAATCTTGGCTCAAAACTTCGCAAAAAATATCAGGTTGAAATTTCATATGAAGCTAAAAAGCTTCAAAAACATCTGCAAAATGCCGACAATAAAAATGCAAAAATTTTCCTTTGCGTGGGCGAAAACGAGATGAAAGAGAATAAAATTTGGTATAAAAATTTAGAAACCAAAGATGAAAAAACGATACATTTAGATAATCTTGAAAAGGAGCTGGGATGA
- a CDS encoding thiazole synthase has translation MQNDSLILGGKEFQSRFILGSGKYSHELIDSAINEAGAQILTLALRRINESKERNILDFIPKGVALLPNTSGARNAKEAVRIAQLARELGCGELVKIEIITDSKFLFPDNAETIKACEALANDGFVPMPYMFPDLNAARAMLSAGASCIMPLAAPIGSNQGLIFKDIIEILINELDTQIIVDAGIGRPSQACEAMEMGAAAIMANTAIASSKNIPLMARAFKEAIIAGRNAYLAGLGAKSKSANASSPLTGFLD, from the coding sequence GTGCAAAATGATAGTTTGATCCTTGGCGGCAAGGAGTTTCAAAGCCGCTTTATCCTTGGCTCTGGCAAGTACTCGCACGAACTCATCGACTCAGCCATAAACGAGGCTGGAGCGCAGATCCTAACCCTTGCTCTTAGGCGCATAAACGAGAGCAAAGAGCGAAATATACTTGACTTTATCCCAAAAGGCGTGGCGCTTTTGCCAAACACAAGTGGTGCTAGAAACGCCAAAGAGGCCGTTCGTATCGCCCAGCTCGCACGTGAGCTTGGATGCGGGGAGCTTGTTAAGATAGAGATTATAACTGACTCTAAATTTCTCTTTCCAGACAACGCTGAAACCATAAAAGCGTGCGAAGCCTTGGCAAATGACGGCTTTGTGCCAATGCCATACATGTTTCCTGATCTAAATGCCGCAAGAGCGATGCTAAGCGCAGGGGCAAGCTGTATAATGCCTCTAGCTGCGCCCATTGGCTCAAACCAAGGGCTAATTTTTAAAGATATCATTGAAATTTTGATAAACGAGCTTGATACGCAGATCATCGTAGATGCTGGCATCGGCAGGCCTTCACAAGCGTGCGAAGCGATGGAGATGGGAGCGGCTGCGATCATGGCAAACACAGCCATCGCCTCATCTAAAAATATCCCGCTCATGGCAAGAGCTTTTAAAGAGGCGATCATCGCTGGTCGCAACGCCTATCTAGCAGGCCTTGGCGCAAAGAGCAAAAGCGCAAACGCCTCATCTCCGCTCACTGGATTTTTAGACTGA
- the mog gene encoding molybdopterin adenylyltransferase, with amino-acid sequence MKAKIGILTLSDRASEGTYEDKSGPAIKEVLDSWIVSEREYFYEVIPDEFELIKERLVYMVDVLGCDLVLTTGGTGPAVRDVTPEATEAVCEKMMPGFGELMRATSLKYVPTAILSRQTAGIRGHALIINLPGQPKAIKECLEPVFPAVPYCIDLIGGAFIETDENVMKVFRPKQKKIS; translated from the coding sequence GTGAAAGCAAAAATAGGCATATTAACCCTTTCTGACCGTGCAAGCGAAGGCACATACGAGGACAAATCAGGTCCAGCGATCAAAGAGGTGCTTGACAGCTGGATAGTGAGCGAGCGTGAGTACTTTTACGAGGTTATACCAGATGAGTTTGAGCTGATAAAAGAGAGGCTTGTGTACATGGTGGACGTGCTTGGCTGCGACCTTGTGCTCACTACCGGTGGCACAGGACCGGCAGTGAGAGACGTTACACCAGAGGCAACAGAGGCAGTTTGTGAGAAGATGATGCCAGGCTTTGGCGAGCTAATGAGAGCGACTAGCTTAAAATACGTCCCAACAGCGATCCTATCACGTCAAACAGCAGGTATCAGAGGTCATGCGCTAATCATAAATTTACCAGGCCAGCCAAAGGCGATAAAAGAGTGCTTGGAGCCAGTTTTTCCAGCGGTGCCGTATTGTATCGATCTAATAGGTGGTGCATTTATCGAGACTGATGAAAACGTGATGAAAGTTTTCCGCCCAAAACAAAAGAAAATCTCGTAA
- a CDS encoding nitrogen fixation protein NifR: MSLTDSLNLKATAFANRWRLVIKIWLVFSFLSYALAYYLGLEVFGFISAISIFGCICLLAFSSLLWFIASLVFLQPLVFLLLEKFDESITVYALACSIWLLGWITLSLVVDDKFARLGNDILLKISRIVLVGEFALLYFFNYNSSLDIETLIKSNLTKSLLLVLNSYMLPSLVTLLIFDIKTYIASKNE, from the coding sequence ATGAGTTTGACAGATAGCCTAAATTTAAAAGCCACTGCCTTTGCAAATAGGTGGCGACTTGTTATTAAAATTTGGCTTGTTTTTTCTTTTTTATCCTATGCGCTGGCCTACTATCTTGGGTTAGAGGTTTTTGGCTTTATCTCTGCCATTTCTATCTTTGGCTGTATTTGCCTGCTAGCCTTTAGCTCACTTCTTTGGTTTATCGCTAGCCTTGTATTTTTGCAACCTTTGGTATTTTTACTACTTGAAAAATTTGATGAAAGCATTACTGTTTATGCTTTAGCCTGTTCAATTTGGCTGCTTGGCTGGATCACTTTGTCGCTTGTGGTCGATGATAAATTTGCAAGACTGGGAAATGACATCTTGCTAAAGATCTCTCGCATAGTTCTTGTTGGCGAGTTTGCCTTGCTATATTTTTTTAACTACAACAGCAGCCTTGACATAGAGACTTTAATAAAGTCAAATTTGACAAAGTCGCTGCTTTTAGTGCTAAACTCCTATATGCTGCCATCGCTTGTGACGCTACTTATATTTGATATAAAAACATATATCGCTAGCAAAAATGAGTAA
- the thiF gene encoding sulfur carrier protein ThiS adenylyltransferase ThiF, with translation MIEIVLNGTKFKVPVKSLSELKELALGDKESEIYKFLEKFNATKPDIFIIDGFATKEDSELKDGSNVVFIRRGVMPEGEVLRAMIASRNSPELNLALSKAVIGVAGLGGLGSNIALSLARVGVKKLVLADFDVVEPSNLNRQQYFVRHIGLKKTQALKELINDVNPFVEVETHDIFLDEKNVASVFGECEILCEAFDNVAGKAMILNEAGASLKDKKIIGASGMAGYFSSNLIKTIKFAKNVYLCGDLTNEAKIGQGLMAPRVAVCANHEANLAIRLLMGLEA, from the coding sequence ATGATAGAGATTGTATTAAACGGCACAAAATTTAAGGTGCCAGTAAAAAGCCTTAGCGAGCTAAAGGAGCTTGCGCTTGGTGATAAAGAGAGTGAAATTTATAAATTTTTAGAGAAATTTAACGCGACAAAGCCAGACATTTTTATCATTGATGGCTTTGCTACAAAAGAAGATAGCGAGCTAAAAGATGGCTCAAACGTCGTATTTATAAGGCGTGGCGTGATGCCTGAGGGTGAGGTTTTACGCGCGATGATCGCTTCACGAAATAGCCCTGAGCTAAATTTAGCCCTAAGCAAAGCGGTGATCGGCGTGGCTGGACTTGGTGGCCTTGGCTCAAATATCGCACTAAGCCTTGCAAGAGTTGGCGTAAAAAAGCTAGTGCTTGCCGACTTTGACGTCGTTGAGCCAAGCAATCTAAACCGCCAGCAGTATTTCGTCCGCCACATCGGCTTAAAAAAGACACAGGCGCTTAAAGAGCTGATAAATGACGTCAATCCCTTTGTCGAGGTCGAGACTCACGATATATTTTTGGACGAAAAAAACGTGGCTAGCGTATTTGGCGAGTGCGAAATTTTATGCGAAGCCTTTGACAACGTTGCTGGCAAGGCGATGATACTAAATGAAGCTGGTGCTAGCCTAAAAGATAAAAAGATCATCGGTGCCTCTGGCATGGCAGGATACTTTAGCTCAAATCTCATAAAAACCATAAAATTTGCCAAAAATGTCTATCTTTGCGGCGACCTCACAAACGAGGCAAAGATCGGTCAAGGGCTAATGGCGCCGCGCGTCGCAGTCTGCGCAAACCACGAGGCAAATTTAGCCATTAGACTGCTTATGGGCTTGGAGGCGTAA
- the speA gene encoding biosynthetic arginine decarboxylase produces the protein MNDFGLSIWGNSNFVIEDGKVCINAASKPAIIDIVKEIRDDGYRGPLLLRFPHLIQKQIEQIHASFAKAKKEFAYKGSFNAVFPLKVNQYPGFVKNLVRLGKPYNYGLEAGSKAELLLTMAYNNEKAPITVNGFKDKEMINIGFIAAEMGHNITLTIEGLNELEAIIAIAKERFKPKPKIGLRVRLHSTGSGLWAKSGGIHSKFGLTSTELIEAVKMLKKANLLENFTMIHFHIGSQISEIHPLKKALIEAGNIYAELRKMGASNLKAINLGGGLAIEYSQFKEESSRNYTLNEYANDVVYMLKTISEQKKEIEPDIFIESGRYIAASHALLVAPVLELFSQEYTEEKLNLKKNNPNLITELVDLYKSIKPSNALEYLHDAIHHTESILTLFDLGYVDLQDRSNAEVLLRLISKKAVVMLGNKSNSSDLTKIQKEVQERYLLNFSIFQSLPDFWGLKQNFPIMPLDRLDERPTLPASIWDITCDSDGEISYDDEKNPLLLHDVDVEKEDYFLGFFLVGAYQEVIGMKHNLFTHPTEATIELSSDGYKITNLLESQSILDIMEDMDYDIYEIQDTLNERLVKSTLINETQKKQILGELYLFLNDNSYLKTIN, from the coding sequence ATGAATGATTTTGGACTTAGCATTTGGGGTAATTCAAATTTTGTTATAGAAGATGGCAAAGTCTGTATAAATGCAGCCAGCAAACCAGCGATTATCGACATCGTAAAAGAGATAAGAGACGACGGATATAGAGGGCCACTACTGCTTCGCTTTCCGCACCTTATCCAAAAACAGATCGAGCAGATCCACGCAAGCTTTGCAAAGGCGAAGAAAGAATTTGCCTACAAAGGCAGCTTTAATGCCGTATTTCCACTTAAGGTCAATCAGTATCCTGGCTTTGTAAAAAACCTAGTTCGCCTTGGCAAACCTTATAACTACGGTCTTGAAGCTGGTAGTAAGGCTGAGCTACTTTTAACTATGGCTTACAATAACGAAAAAGCTCCCATAACCGTAAATGGCTTTAAAGATAAGGAGATGATAAATATAGGCTTTATCGCCGCTGAAATGGGGCATAACATCACGCTAACGATCGAGGGTCTAAACGAGCTTGAAGCGATAATCGCCATCGCAAAAGAGCGCTTTAAACCAAAACCAAAGATCGGGCTTAGAGTGAGACTACACTCGACAGGATCGGGACTTTGGGCAAAGAGTGGTGGCATACACTCTAAATTTGGACTAACATCAACCGAACTGATAGAAGCTGTAAAGATGCTAAAAAAGGCAAATTTACTTGAAAACTTCACGATGATACACTTTCACATTGGCTCTCAAATAAGCGAGATACATCCGCTCAAAAAGGCACTCATCGAAGCTGGCAATATCTACGCTGAGCTTAGAAAAATGGGTGCCTCAAATTTAAAAGCTATAAATTTAGGTGGTGGTCTTGCGATAGAATACTCGCAGTTTAAAGAAGAAAGCAGCAGAAACTACACACTAAACGAATATGCAAACGACGTTGTTTATATGCTCAAAACCATAAGCGAGCAAAAAAAGGAGATCGAGCCAGATATTTTTATAGAGTCAGGCCGCTACATCGCCGCTTCTCACGCGCTTTTGGTTGCCCCTGTGCTTGAGCTATTTTCTCAAGAATACACCGAAGAGAAGCTAAATTTAAAGAAAAATAATCCAAATTTAATAACCGAGCTAGTTGATCTTTACAAGTCAATCAAGCCTTCAAACGCCCTAGAATACCTACACGACGCCATTCACCACACCGAGAGCATCCTCACACTTTTTGACCTAGGCTATGTCGATCTGCAAGATAGATCAAACGCAGAGGTGCTTTTAAGGCTCATTAGCAAAAAAGCTGTCGTGATGCTTGGCAACAAGAGCAACTCAAGCGATCTAACTAAAATTCAAAAAGAGGTTCAAGAGAGATACCTGCTAAATTTCTCTATTTTTCAAAGCTTGCCTGACTTTTGGGGGCTAAAGCAAAATTTCCCTATCATGCCACTAGATAGGCTTGATGAGCGCCCTACTCTGCCAGCTTCGATCTGGGACATCACCTGCGATAGCGACGGCGAGATCAGCTATGATGACGAGAAAAACCCACTGCTTTTGCACGACGTGGATGTAGAGAAGGAGGATTATTTCTTGGGATTTTTCCTAGTTGGCGCATATCAAGAGGTGATCGGTATGAAACACAACCTCTTTACCCACCCGACAGAGGCCACGATAGAGCTTTCAAGTGATGGATACAAGATCACAAATTTACTAGAGAGCCAGTCGATCCTTGATATTATGGAGGATATGGACTATGATATTTACGAGATCCAAGACACTCTAAACGAGCGCTTAGTGAAATCAACTCTGATAAACGAAACACAAAAGAAGCAAATTTTGGGCGAACTTTATCTATTTTTAAACGACAATAGCTACTTAAAAACAATCAACTAA